The DNA segment ATGGGAGTAATCTTCTCAATAATTACGGGCGCCTCTGACCTGATCTCCCTTATGGTCTGCAGTGCGGCCAGGCGAACAAACCAGATTGCGTCCTTCAGGGCCTCGATTAAGGCATCGCCAATGATGGGGTTCTCAGCGCCAATATCACCGAGAGTACGGGCGGCGGCAAAACGTATATGACAGTCATTGTCCTTCAGGTCGCATATCAGCCGGGCTATCGCCTTTTTCATAGTGAGAATTTTTCAAAGGTTTCATAGTTATGACTTACGACTTACGACAGGTTCTTTCAAGCCTCAATAAGACACCATTCTCCTTCCTTCATATCCAGTTGATCAACAATGTCCACCGCCCGCTTATTGAGGTGGAAGGAATTGGGCTTGTCGGGACCCACCATGACCACCGGTACCCTGAAGTTAGCGGCGAATCGCTCGATCTGCTGGCCACCAAAGTCCGCACCCCGTTCAACGTACCCTAATACCAAGAGATCGTACTCTTTTCGATGCAGACAACGGGCAAGTTCCGCCCCCTCATTCCCCTCACATAGCCGGAAGCCCACCTTGACAAAGTCTCCCAGTCTGGAGTCGTAGTACTCACGTAGCTCATATTCCTTTTTGACCTGAAATTCATCGGTGACCCGCACCAGTTTTTCCTTCTTCTCGTCTAAGTAAACTATCTCCCGGCGGAAACGGAAAGGTGATTCCAACCAGTGGAAGATATTGAGCTGAATATCCTTCTTGCCGGCCAATCTAAAGGCGTAATCAAATGCCCAGTCACCCTGACGGGAATAGTGTGAACAAAGTCCAATTGCTTTCATGTGTTATACCTTTCTAAGTTATTTCATTTCTTCTCGTTCTTTTTCGGAATAATCAAGGCATCCGCAACCAAATCTAAAATCTGGGCAACCTTTATGTCAAGCTT comes from the Syntrophales bacterium genome and includes:
- a CDS encoding universal stress protein; translation: MKAIGLCSHYSRQGDWAFDYAFRLAGKKDIQLNIFHWLESPFRFRREIVYLDEKKEKLVRVTDEFQVKKEYELREYYDSRLGDFVKVGFRLCEGNEGAELARCLHRKEYDLLVLGYVERGADFGGQQIERFAANFRVPVVMVGPDKPNSFHLNKRAVDIVDQLDMKEGEWCLIEA